From a single Populus trichocarpa isolate Nisqually-1 chromosome 17, P.trichocarpa_v4.1, whole genome shotgun sequence genomic region:
- the LOC18106744 gene encoding polygalacturonase translates to MASLRLPMSPLLLTLLSIIFLASPSAKAAQFSVLSYGAKPDGKTDSTKAFAAAWSQACASTGPATISVPKGSFSLRQVKFQGPCKNNAILVRIDGTLVAPSNYGVLGSAENWLIFEHVNGVTLSGGTLDGQGAGLWSCKNSGKGNCPRGATSLEFSNSKNIAITGLASLNSQMFHIVINGCQNVKLQGVKVSADGNSPNTDGIHVQLSTAVTILNSRIGTGDDCISIGPGTSNLWIENVACGPGHGISIGSLGKESQEAGVRDVTVKTTTFTGTENGLRIKTWGRPSNGFATNILFQHVVMNNVKNPILIDQNYCPGKKNCPGQASGVKISDVTYQDIHGTSATELAVKFDCSRKYPCTGIKLQDVKLTYENKPAEASCSNAGGVASGVVQPTSCL, encoded by the exons ATGGCATCCCTTCGACTTCCAATGAGCCCTCTTCTCCTTACCCTTCTTTCCATCATTTTCCTTGCCTCCCCTTCAGCAAAGGCAGCACAATTTAGTGTGTTGAGTTATGGGGCCAAGCCTGATGGAAAAACTGACTCAACCAAGGCCTTTGCTGCTGCTTGGTCACAAGCATGTGCCTCTACAGGGCCAGCCACAATCTCTGTTCCTAAAGGGAGTTTCTCTCTACGTCAAGTGAAGTTTCAGGGTCCTTGCAAGAATAATGCTATCTTGGTACGTATAGATGGAACCCTAGTCGCTCCATCAAATTATGGGGTCCTTGGTAGTGCAGAAAACTGGCTAATCTTTGAGCATGTTAATGGGGTTACTCTATCTGGAGGGACTCTTGACGGTCAAGGTGCTGGACTGTGGTCTTGCAAGAACTCCGGCAAGGGTAATTGCCCCAGGGGCGCAACG TCACTTGAATtttccaattcaaaaaacattgcAATCACCGGATTGGCATCATTAAATAGCCAAATGTTCCATATTGTCATCAATGGCTGCCAAAACGTCAAATTGCAAGGAGTCAAAGTCTCTGCTGACGGAAACAGCCCTAACACGGATGGCATTCACGTTCAATTATCAACCGCTGTCACCATCTTGAATTCTAGGATTGGAACGGGTGACGATTGTATATCTATCGGCCCCGGCACGTCTAATTTGTGGATTGAAAATGTAGCATGTGGACCAGGCCATGGAATCag CATTGGAAGTTTGGGCAAGGAGTCCCAAGAGGCTGGTGTGCGAGATGTTACAGTCAAAACCACTACATTTACGGGTACTGAAAATGGACTGAGAATTAAGACTTGGGGAAGGCCTAGCAATGGTTTTGCTACAAATATTCTTTTCCAACATGTAGTCATGAATAACGTCAAAAATCCCATTTTGATAGACCAAAACTATTGCCCCGGCAAAAAGAATTGCCCTGGCCAG GCTTCTGGTGTGAAAATCAGCGATGTGACCTATCAAGACATTCATGGAACATCAGCTACTGAACTTGCGGTGAAATTTGATTGTAGCAGAAAATATCCGTGCACTGGGATTAAATTGCAGGATGTGAAGCTCACTTACGAAAATAAACCCGCTGAAGCATCATGTAGCAATGCTGGTGGAGTTGCTTCCGGCGTGGTTCAGCCTACTAGCTGTTTGTAG